Proteins from a genomic interval of Candidatus Acidulodesulfobacterium ferriphilum:
- a CDS encoding MFS transporter codes for MPAIFFVFLVILLQRANTNMIQSINPLFVKYVLDVNLVYIGVTTATYAISTLLVRYLLSIRVKPQLISRFIIAGLILFSFAIFGYFISTSFPEFLIFVILSGFATAIIMPFLLSLVHLVSDKADVEKNLTVYSLMLSLALVFGPLLGSALLSVLSIRYIYLMLCGFGITAFFFAVKINKTAKNILTERIKKEQMNAAAKNKETLGNNESGSGKIKKGGSIARLFKNYGFLEVIFYNTAFSIGFASIVAFGGVYAKDNFHIKYFEITLLFALFFISSLIVRLGLLYFTKKGAIKNKAEILNISIFLASLSFIFMVLSKGIFFYALSLILLGIPHALIFPIGTMKISEVVGTNDIVAANTVYQSNFDLGGIIGPFFLAYLGEAYGIRFVFTVIALFLFLSFIAGRLMQRNKAGR; via the coding sequence ATGCCTGCTATTTTCTTCGTTTTTCTCGTTATACTTCTTCAAAGAGCCAATACGAATATGATTCAATCGATAAATCCGCTCTTTGTTAAGTATGTCCTTGATGTAAATCTTGTTTACATCGGCGTTACAACAGCTACATACGCTATCAGCACTCTTTTAGTCAGGTATCTTTTAAGCATCAGGGTAAAACCGCAATTAATTTCCAGATTTATTATAGCAGGGCTAATTTTATTCAGTTTTGCAATTTTTGGATATTTTATTTCGACATCCTTTCCCGAATTTTTAATTTTCGTAATTTTATCGGGTTTTGCAACAGCCATTATTATGCCGTTTCTGTTATCCCTTGTCCATTTGGTTTCCGATAAGGCGGATGTCGAAAAAAATCTTACCGTATATTCCTTAATGTTAAGCCTTGCACTTGTTTTTGGTCCATTATTAGGTTCGGCTTTGCTTTCAGTTTTGAGCATCCGATATATCTATCTTATGCTTTGCGGGTTTGGGATTACTGCTTTTTTCTTTGCGGTAAAAATAAACAAAACAGCCAAAAATATTTTAACGGAGCGGATAAAAAAAGAACAAATGAACGCCGCCGCTAAAAATAAGGAAACTTTGGGAAACAATGAAAGCGGCAGCGGTAAAATTAAAAAGGGCGGCAGCATTGCAAGATTATTCAAAAATTATGGCTTTCTGGAGGTTATCTTTTATAATACGGCCTTTAGTATAGGTTTTGCTTCTATTGTTGCTTTCGGAGGCGTTTACGCAAAAGATAATTTCCATATTAAATATTTTGAGATAACCCTTTTGTTTGCCCTGTTTTTTATATCCTCATTAATTGTCAGGCTCGGTTTGTTATATTTTACAAAAAAGGGTGCTATAAAAAACAAGGCCGAGATTTTAAATATTTCCATATTTTTGGCAAGCCTTTCTTTTATTTTTATGGTTTTATCGAAAGGCATATTCTTTTATGCGTTAAGCTTAATTTTGCTCGGTATTCCGCACGCGCTTATTTTTCCTATCGGGACAATGAAGATTTCAGAGGTTGTGGGCACAAACGATATAGTGGCGGCAAACACTGTATATCAGTCTAATTTTGATTTGGGCGGAATAATCGGCCCGTTTTTTTTGGCGTATCTCGGCGAGGCTTACGGGATAAGATTTGTTTTTACAGTTATTGCCCTGTTTTTATTTCTTTCATTTATTGCGGGCAGATTAATGCAGAGAAATAAAGCGGGACGGTAA
- a CDS encoding alpha/beta fold hydrolase has protein sequence MNFKEVGFEAADGGNIYGSLFGSYPDIVILAHGKVFNKESYYDLCEVLLKNKISSLAFDFRGYGNSKQGRGSPFAYGEDVIGAINFAKSLDFVKNITLLGSSMGGAAVLNASKLFKPSEIKSVIALSPVYVDGIDFIDVPVHYLGSEGEQFAEGIKKMHAQTKSPKTIRFFNGSAHAQNIFATESKDEIISLIVSYIKEEKA, from the coding sequence ATGAACTTTAAAGAGGTTGGTTTTGAAGCCGCCGACGGCGGAAATATTTACGGTTCTTTATTCGGTTCGTATCCCGATATTGTTATACTGGCGCACGGCAAGGTTTTTAACAAAGAAAGTTATTATGACCTGTGCGAGGTTCTTCTAAAAAATAAAATATCGTCTTTAGCCTTCGATTTTAGGGGTTACGGAAATTCAAAACAGGGCAGGGGATCTCCTTTTGCGTACGGAGAGGATGTTATAGGGGCTATTAATTTTGCTAAGAGCTTGGATTTTGTAAAAAACATAACGCTCTTGGGCTCCAGTATGGGAGGTGCCGCCGTTTTAAACGCATCGAAACTTTTTAAACCGTCGGAAATAAAATCCGTTATTGCCTTATCCCCCGTCTATGTCGATGGCATCGATTTTATCGATGTCCCCGTTCACTATTTAGGCTCGGAAGGGGAACAGTTTGCGGAAGGCATTAAAAAAATGCATGCCCAGACCAAGTCTCCAAAAACCATCCGCTTTTTTAACGGCAGCGCCCATGCCCAGAATATTTTCGCGACGGAATCAAAAGACGAGATTATTTCATTAATAGTTTCTTACATTAAAGAAGAAAAGGCTTAA
- a CDS encoding glycine dehydrogenase subunit 2, translating into MVNFPGISGLFFDEDLLIRQGSKGVCGISIPDCGLKDSELEKTPENYINKKFIRKKPPRLPEVSEPTVVRHFVRLSSWNMCVDSVFYPLGSCTMKYNPKINELIASFDNIKNLHPLTPVHLVQPVLKIIHDFNLILCELTGLDEFSFSPQAGAAGEFTGLKIIKRYYDLKGEQRDTILIPDSAHGTNPASSALAGFTPVEIKTGANGHIEAKDVEGYLSKNVAAIMITNPNTLGIFEKDIKKISEIMHKNGSLVYMDGANFNAFIGNVKVSDMGIDIIQLNLHKTFSTPHGGGGPGSGAVGVAGFLKDYLPVPYVSFNNGNYNLSEDKKQTIGRIAPFLCNFGVLLKAYAYILSLGNDNISAVSEIAVLNANYIKKRLGKILNGADPFEDRLCMHECVFTDKAIEDNGISTLELAKLLIDYGFHPPTVYFPKNIHGAIMIEPTETESVKTIDKFLKAVEKIGFKTKKSAALKSPRRTKVKRVNEVLANKHPVFKY; encoded by the coding sequence ATGGTAAATTTTCCGGGAATTTCAGGTCTTTTTTTTGATGAGGATTTATTAATTCGTCAGGGCTCTAAAGGGGTTTGCGGCATAAGCATCCCTGATTGCGGGCTTAAAGATTCAGAATTAGAGAAAACGCCGGAGAATTATATAAATAAAAAATTTATAAGGAAAAAGCCGCCAAGGCTTCCGGAGGTTTCAGAACCGACCGTGGTCAGGCATTTTGTCAGACTATCGAGCTGGAATATGTGCGTAGATTCGGTTTTTTATCCGTTAGGTTCCTGTACCATGAAATATAATCCAAAGATAAACGAGTTAATAGCATCATTTGATAATATAAAAAATTTACACCCTTTAACGCCCGTTCACCTTGTTCAGCCGGTTTTAAAAATAATACACGATTTTAATCTCATTCTTTGCGAGCTTACAGGTTTGGATGAATTTAGTTTTTCGCCCCAGGCCGGCGCCGCAGGCGAATTTACGGGATTAAAGATTATAAAAAGATATTATGACCTAAAGGGAGAGCAAAGGGATACCATACTCATACCCGACAGCGCGCATGGAACCAATCCTGCGAGTTCCGCCCTCGCAGGCTTTACTCCGGTGGAAATTAAAACAGGCGCAAACGGGCATATCGAGGCAAAAGATGTGGAAGGATACCTCTCTAAAAATGTTGCGGCGATAATGATAACAAACCCCAACACCCTTGGAATTTTTGAAAAAGATATTAAAAAGATAAGTGAAATCATGCATAAAAACGGCTCATTGGTTTATATGGACGGGGCTAATTTTAATGCCTTTATCGGAAATGTTAAGGTTTCCGATATGGGGATAGATATAATCCAGCTTAATTTACACAAGACATTTTCCACTCCGCACGGGGGAGGCGGACCCGGGAGCGGAGCCGTTGGAGTCGCGGGTTTTCTGAAGGACTATCTGCCTGTACCCTATGTGAGTTTTAATAACGGTAATTATAATTTAAGCGAAGACAAAAAACAAACCATCGGGAGAATCGCTCCATTTTTATGTAATTTCGGCGTCCTTTTAAAGGCTTACGCTTATATTCTTTCCCTTGGAAACGATAATATTTCGGCGGTCAGCGAAATTGCCGTCCTTAACGCAAATTATATCAAAAAAAGACTTGGCAAAATATTGAACGGCGCAGACCCCTTTGAAGATAGATTATGTATGCACGAATGTGTTTTTACCGATAAGGCGATAGAGGATAATGGAATATCAACCCTTGAACTTGCAAAGCTTTTAATAGATTACGGCTTTCATCCTCCAACGGTTTACTTTCCAAAAAATATACACGGCGCTATCATGATAGAACCGACAGAGACAGAGTCAGTAAAGACGATAGACAAGTTTCTAAAGGCGGTAGAAAAAATCGGCTTTAAAACCAAAAAATCTGCCGCCCTTAAATCTCCCCGCAGAACAAAGGTTAAAAGGGTTAACGAGGTGCTGGCAAATAAACACCCCGTATTTAAATATTAA
- a CDS encoding glycine dehydrogenase, with product MNLSWHPPMPNFRYFPNSETDIKRLYSVLNVEGKKELFEKIIGDITLIDADNLKTLSRGMDESSLYRYFEDIALKLPDKNRFSIFAGGGVYSHFVPAAIDSLISRSEFYTPYTPYQPEVSQGTLFALFEFQSMAAEILGMDVVNASMYDGAESLAEAILMSLRLYLNANPNQSLQNRQPQNNYSKNEINPHSDHLILISEGINPHYFSVIKSFIGDIKAKIETVKLDRKTGQTDLSDLKLKLKNNVSTVVIQQPNYYGIIEDLGELEPLVHSFNPKPFFVVSSTEPFSFGVINPPGFYNADIFAGEGNSFGNYMNFGGPLLGLFGAKKDYIRQMPGRIVGKTKDAKNKDAYAFILATREQHIRRGAATSNICTNNSLNAVRAAIYLSLCSKRGFGELSLLNLKLAHILYEKLLKTGFFEPWFSGDFFNEFTLKIKNEKITALRFIEKMADKGILAGIQIAESGILVSATENNDMDDIERYAESAKDIIKTAV from the coding sequence ATGAATCTTTCGTGGCATCCTCCCATGCCTAATTTTCGTTATTTTCCAAATTCCGAAACCGATATTAAAAGGCTTTATTCCGTTCTTAATGTAGAGGGCAAAAAGGAATTATTCGAGAAAATTATTGGAGACATTACTTTAATAGATGCCGATAATTTAAAAACACTCTCCCGAGGAATGGATGAGTCATCTTTATACCGTTATTTTGAAGATATTGCCTTAAAACTTCCTGATAAAAACCGATTTTCTATCTTTGCGGGCGGAGGGGTTTATAGTCATTTTGTTCCAGCGGCAATAGACAGTCTTATTTCCAGATCCGAATTTTATACTCCATATACGCCTTATCAACCTGAGGTTAGTCAGGGAACCCTTTTTGCTTTATTTGAATTTCAATCCATGGCGGCAGAGATTTTGGGAATGGATGTCGTAAACGCATCTATGTATGACGGCGCAGAAAGCTTGGCAGAGGCGATATTAATGTCCCTGAGGCTTTATTTAAATGCAAATCCGAATCAAAGTCTCCAAAACAGGCAGCCTCAAAATAATTATTCAAAAAATGAAATAAATCCCCATTCGGATCATTTAATTTTAATTTCCGAAGGGATTAATCCGCATTATTTTTCGGTTATTAAATCATTTATAGGTGATATAAAGGCAAAAATAGAAACGGTCAAGCTTGATAGGAAAACAGGTCAAACCGATTTAAGCGATTTAAAATTAAAACTTAAAAATAATGTTTCCACGGTGGTTATTCAGCAGCCGAACTATTACGGAATCATAGAAGATTTAGGGGAATTAGAACCTTTAGTTCACAGCTTTAATCCAAAGCCGTTTTTTGTTGTTTCCTCAACGGAGCCGTTTAGTTTCGGCGTCATAAACCCTCCCGGTTTTTATAACGCCGATATATTTGCAGGAGAAGGAAATTCATTCGGCAATTATATGAATTTCGGCGGTCCGCTTCTCGGGCTTTTTGGCGCAAAGAAAGATTATATCAGGCAGATGCCGGGAAGGATTGTCGGAAAGACAAAAGACGCCAAAAACAAGGACGCTTATGCCTTTATTCTCGCGACGAGGGAACAGCATATAAGGCGCGGTGCCGCAACCTCGAATATTTGCACTAACAATTCTTTAAATGCCGTCAGGGCGGCCATTTATCTTTCTTTATGTTCAAAAAGAGGATTCGGGGAGTTATCGCTTTTAAATCTTAAACTTGCGCATATATTATATGAAAAACTTCTAAAAACCGGATTTTTTGAGCCGTGGTTTTCGGGCGATTTTTTTAACGAGTTTACATTAAAGATCAAAAATGAAAAAATTACCGCTCTCCGGTTTATTGAAAAAATGGCGGATAAAGGGATTTTAGCAGGCATACAAATTGCCGAAAGCGGGATTTTGGTCTCTGCAACGGAAAATAACGATATGGACGATATCGAAAGATATGCGGAAAGCGCAAAAGATATAATAAAAACGGCGGTGTAA
- the gcvH gene encoding glycine cleavage system protein GcvH produces MTINGQFYFSESHEWISKETDNIFYLGISDFAQSELGDIIYITLPDVGKTYQKGEKVGEIESVKSVSEIYAPVTLKILSVNLNLNDSSELINTDPYGSGYIARVETYDRPDASGLMDKNTYESFVASSHA; encoded by the coding sequence ATGACGATTAACGGCCAATTTTATTTCTCGGAATCCCATGAATGGATTTCAAAAGAGACAGATAATATTTTTTATCTGGGGATTTCCGATTTTGCCCAATCCGAACTTGGAGATATAATATATATTACCCTTCCAGATGTCGGAAAAACTTATCAAAAAGGGGAAAAGGTAGGGGAAATAGAGTCCGTAAAGTCGGTTTCGGAGATATATGCGCCTGTCACCCTTAAAATTCTTTCCGTTAATCTCAATTTAAACGATTCTTCCGAACTCATTAATACGGATCCTTACGGGTCAGGTTATATTGCCAGAGTGGAAACGTACGACCGTCCGGATGCATCAGGCTTAATGGATAAAAATACCTATGAATCTTTCGTGGCATCCTCCCATGCCTAA
- the gcvT gene encoding glycine cleavage system aminomethyltransferase GcvT yields METEINKKTPLYDEHVKLGAKIVPFAGFLMPLYYKSITFEHLNVRNNSGLFDISHMGEIIIKGNDAGAFVDYVFTADVSKIEPDEIIYSLILNEKGGIIDDVTMFKFSENEFMAVVNAANTQKDFSWLHYQQSEFQKKGYDVNVSNVSEKIGLISVQGPKSRDIIYPLVDEIVKIGRCGFFDLKYKPKPVTELKHFEFSCILFKDVNVEALISRSGYTGEFGFEIFVPAEETKIIWDYLLKHSYLSNLVPVGLGARDTLRFEAALPLYGHELDETINPYDAGLEKYLSGAKDFIGKAALKNIKSKEKRLIFFKLSGKQIPRHSQRILDENLKPIGCIASGTYSPSNKFPIGSAYISDTNISPSSLKNFFIDIRGNFEKAEVVNPPFHKKGKST; encoded by the coding sequence ATGGAAACGGAGATTAACAAAAAAACCCCCCTCTATGACGAACATGTAAAATTAGGGGCTAAGATTGTCCCTTTTGCTGGATTTTTAATGCCGCTTTATTACAAAAGCATTACCTTCGAGCATTTAAATGTCAGAAATAACTCTGGGCTTTTCGATATTAGCCACATGGGAGAGATAATTATTAAGGGAAATGATGCGGGGGCTTTTGTAGATTATGTCTTTACCGCCGATGTTTCGAAAATTGAGCCTGACGAGATAATATATTCATTGATACTTAATGAAAAGGGCGGGATAATCGACGATGTAACCATGTTTAAGTTTTCCGAAAATGAATTTATGGCAGTGGTAAATGCCGCCAATACCCAAAAGGATTTTTCATGGCTTCATTATCAGCAATCCGAATTTCAAAAAAAGGGATACGATGTCAATGTATCTAATGTCAGTGAAAAGATCGGACTTATTTCGGTTCAGGGTCCTAAATCAAGGGATATAATATACCCTTTAGTAGATGAAATCGTCAAAATTGGAAGATGCGGGTTTTTTGATTTAAAATATAAGCCTAAGCCCGTTACGGAATTAAAACATTTTGAGTTTAGCTGCATACTGTTTAAAGATGTTAATGTAGAGGCTTTAATTTCAAGGAGCGGATATACGGGGGAGTTTGGATTCGAAATATTTGTGCCGGCCGAAGAGACAAAAATTATATGGGACTATCTTTTGAAGCATAGCTATCTTTCAAACCTTGTTCCGGTCGGCTTAGGCGCGAGGGATACTTTGAGGTTCGAGGCTGCCTTGCCTCTCTACGGCCATGAGCTTGACGAAACTATTAATCCTTATGACGCAGGTCTTGAAAAATATCTCTCCGGGGCAAAAGATTTTATCGGAAAAGCGGCGCTAAAAAATATTAAAAGCAAAGAGAAAAGACTTATTTTTTTTAAACTTTCGGGCAAGCAAATACCCAGACATTCACAAAGAATTCTCGACGAAAATCTTAAGCCTATCGGATGTATTGCCAGCGGGACTTATAGCCCGTCAAACAAGTTTCCTATAGGAAGCGCATATATTTCCGATACCAATATCAGTCCTTCATCTTTAAAAAACTTTTTTATCGACATAAGGGGAAATTTCGAAAAGGCTGAGGTTGTAAACCCGCCGTTTCACAAAAAAGGCAAATCAACATAA
- a CDS encoding mannose-1-phosphate guanylyltransferase/mannose-6-phosphate isomerase, translated as MTNVILCGGSGTRLWPISRKFFPKQFYKLIDNMSLFQMTVLRNRDFCGDFLIVTNKDQYFIALDQLEEIGVKNYRFILEPAGRNTAAAIALSCFDAVKNQNKNDVLFVTPSDHLIKNQNSYKKVIEIAKTSAKDGNIVMFGIKPSSPETGYGYIEVISNGGGVGLIDKINNKNNHNPDKNILLNPNTFDGVDLYEDVFSVAFFKEKPDKETACRYLSSGNFYWNSGMFMFKPEVLLKELKTICPNIYESSNTAYGNAKKDGSMVRILENDMLNIEENSIDFALLEKTPMVKAILADIEWSDLGSFDSLYDEFKKDENNNAVLKGALNINSKNNLIMSSSRMVATIDIEDLIVIDTDDALLIAKRGSSQNVKKIVEELKKSNSELHAQHMTVHRPWGSYTILLESSLYKIKKISVKPGAKLSLQKHFHRSEHWIVTSGTALVTVDDKTVLLKANESTYIPIGSVHRLENPGLIPLVLIEAQVGEYLKEDDIVRLEDDYYRID; from the coding sequence ATGACCAATGTTATTTTATGCGGCGGCAGCGGTACAAGGTTGTGGCCGATTTCGAGAAAATTTTTTCCAAAGCAATTTTATAAGTTAATCGATAATATGTCCTTATTTCAAATGACGGTTTTGCGCAACAGGGATTTTTGCGGCGATTTTTTAATTGTTACGAATAAAGACCAGTACTTTATTGCTCTTGACCAGCTCGAAGAAATCGGGGTAAAAAATTACAGGTTTATTCTTGAGCCGGCAGGTAGAAATACTGCGGCGGCAATTGCCTTATCCTGTTTCGATGCCGTTAAAAATCAAAATAAAAACGATGTACTGTTTGTTACCCCGTCGGATCATTTAATAAAAAACCAAAATTCTTATAAGAAAGTTATTGAAATTGCTAAAACATCGGCTAAAGATGGCAATATAGTCATGTTTGGCATAAAACCGTCGTCTCCCGAAACGGGATACGGGTATATCGAGGTTATCTCGAACGGTGGCGGGGTCGGTTTAATTGATAAAATCAATAATAAGAATAACCATAATCCCGATAAAAACATATTGTTAAATCCGAATACATTTGACGGAGTAGATTTATACGAAGATGTTTTTTCCGTTGCTTTTTTTAAGGAAAAGCCGGATAAGGAAACGGCTTGCCGTTACCTTTCAAGCGGTAATTTTTATTGGAATAGCGGGATGTTTATGTTTAAGCCGGAGGTATTGCTAAAAGAGCTTAAAACAATATGCCCGAATATTTATGAATCTTCGAATACCGCTTACGGCAATGCCAAAAAAGACGGTTCGATGGTAAGAATTTTGGAAAATGATATGCTTAATATAGAAGAAAATTCCATAGATTTTGCGCTTTTAGAAAAAACTCCCATGGTAAAAGCAATACTTGCCGACATCGAGTGGTCCGATTTAGGCAGTTTTGATTCGCTTTACGACGAGTTTAAAAAAGATGAAAATAACAATGCCGTATTAAAAGGCGCGTTAAACATTAATTCAAAAAATAACCTTATAATGTCAAGCAGCAGAATGGTTGCCACAATCGATATAGAGGATTTAATCGTTATCGATACGGACGATGCGCTTTTAATAGCGAAAAGAGGGTCGTCGCAAAATGTTAAAAAGATTGTAGAGGAATTAAAGAAAAGCAATTCGGAACTCCATGCGCAACATATGACGGTACATAGGCCATGGGGGTCTTATACCATTTTACTGGAATCGAGCCTTTATAAAATAAAAAAGATTTCCGTCAAGCCCGGGGCCAAGTTATCGCTTCAAAAGCATTTTCACAGGTCGGAACACTGGATTGTAACAAGCGGAACGGCATTAGTTACGGTTGACGATAAAACCGTGCTTCTTAAAGCTAACGAGTCCACTTATATTCCCATAGGCTCCGTTCACCGTCTTGAAAATCCGGGTCTTATCCCTCTTGTTTTAATAGAGGCTCAGGTCGGGGAGTATCTTAAGGAAGACGATATAGTAAGATTAGAAGACGACTATTACAGGATAGATTAA
- a CDS encoding UDP-glucose/GDP-mannose dehydrogenase family protein: protein MNISIIGTGYVGLVTGACLSDSGNTVYCVDNDTNKVFSLNNGIIPIYEPGLKELVGKNVKNERLIFTEDMDFAVKKTDVIFIAVGTPPQENGEADLSNVFMVAESIANSINGYKTVVVKSTVPVGTCRKVDDMMRKITDDFSVVSNPEFLKEGAAIEDFQRPDRIIIGINADKQSLKAKEIMDEIYEPFVRTGAPIYFMDTNSSELTKYAANAMLALRITFMNELANICSLAGANVDNVRIGIGSDKRIGKSFLFPGIGYGGSCFPKDVKALYQTAKTNGYDFKLLKAVDEVNYYQKEALLGYILKYFKGDISGKTFALWGLSFKPKTDDIREAPSLVIISKLLSYGAKIKAYDPIAMDNAKKVFPEIGYASDMYGALKDSDGLIIATEWNDFRVPDFKKIKDNLKGNVIFDGRNIYDPKKMSEIGINYYSIGR, encoded by the coding sequence ATGAATATTTCGATTATAGGAACAGGGTATGTCGGTCTTGTTACGGGCGCTTGTTTGTCCGATTCCGGAAACACCGTATATTGCGTCGATAACGATACAAACAAGGTATTTTCGTTAAACAACGGTATAATACCCATCTACGAGCCAGGGCTTAAAGAACTGGTGGGTAAAAATGTAAAAAATGAAAGGCTTATTTTCACGGAAGACATGGATTTTGCCGTTAAAAAAACAGATGTTATTTTTATAGCCGTGGGAACCCCGCCTCAGGAAAATGGAGAGGCCGATTTGTCTAATGTTTTTATGGTAGCCGAAAGTATCGCAAATTCTATTAACGGTTACAAAACTGTTGTCGTAAAAAGCACCGTTCCGGTCGGAACCTGCAGAAAGGTCGATGACATGATGAGGAAAATAACGGATGATTTTAGCGTAGTTTCGAATCCGGAATTTCTAAAGGAGGGTGCCGCGATAGAAGATTTTCAGAGACCCGACAGGATAATTATCGGAATAAACGCCGACAAGCAGTCGTTAAAGGCAAAAGAGATTATGGACGAGATTTACGAGCCTTTTGTCAGAACCGGAGCGCCTATATATTTTATGGATACCAATTCTTCCGAGCTTACAAAATATGCCGCCAATGCAATGCTTGCATTGAGAATAACATTTATGAACGAACTTGCCAATATATGTTCTTTGGCAGGGGCAAATGTGGACAATGTAAGAATAGGGATAGGTTCCGATAAAAGAATCGGAAAGTCTTTTTTATTTCCAGGCATCGGATATGGCGGAAGCTGTTTTCCCAAGGATGTTAAGGCTCTTTATCAAACCGCAAAAACAAACGGATACGATTTTAAACTGCTGAAGGCGGTCGATGAGGTTAATTATTATCAAAAAGAGGCGTTATTGGGTTATATTTTGAAATATTTCAAAGGGGATATTTCGGGTAAGACTTTTGCCTTATGGGGCTTATCGTTTAAACCGAAAACCGACGATATAAGGGAGGCGCCGTCTTTAGTTATTATCTCGAAATTACTTTCTTACGGCGCGAAAATTAAGGCTTACGATCCAATTGCGATGGATAACGCAAAAAAAGTTTTTCCCGAGATAGGATACGCAAGCGATATGTACGGAGCGCTAAAAGATTCCGACGGGCTTATTATCGCGACGGAATGGAACGATTTCAGGGTGCCGGATTTTAAAAAGATTAAAGATAATTTAAAAGGCAATGTCATATTTGACGGAAGAAACATATACGACCCTAAAAAGATGTCCGAAATAGGCATAAATTATTATTCTATCGGGAGATAG
- a CDS encoding peroxiredoxin, which translates to MCEYCEEYEAAVIGKPVPSFGEINTFDPKTGGFGKFSIEEAKKNKKWTVLVFYPADYTFVCPTELQDYAGKQEELEKMGAQIISVSTDTHFVHMAWQRDEKLLEKVKFAMGADPTGKVSRIFGVYDEGSGLALRGTFIINPEGTLVASEVNFYNVGRNADELVRKVEANIYVSTHPDEVCPAKWHKGGKTIKPGPAVVGHVYEALK; encoded by the coding sequence ATGTGCGAATATTGTGAAGAGTATGAAGCGGCCGTTATCGGAAAACCGGTTCCATCATTTGGGGAAATCAATACTTTTGATCCTAAAACAGGCGGATTCGGAAAATTTAGCATAGAAGAGGCTAAAAAAAACAAAAAATGGACTGTTCTCGTATTTTATCCCGCCGATTACACTTTTGTTTGCCCAACCGAACTGCAGGACTATGCAGGGAAACAGGAAGAACTCGAAAAGATGGGCGCTCAAATAATTTCCGTCAGCACCGATACCCATTTTGTCCATATGGCATGGCAAAGAGATGAAAAATTATTGGAAAAGGTAAAATTTGCAATGGGAGCAGATCCAACGGGAAAGGTATCCAGAATATTCGGCGTATATGACGAGGGTTCTGGACTTGCTTTAAGAGGCACATTTATAATTAATCCTGAGGGCACGCTGGTTGCATCCGAAGTCAATTTTTACAATGTCGGCAGAAACGCAGACGAACTTGTTAGAAAGGTTGAAGCAAACATCTATGTTTCAACCCACCCTGATGAGGTTTGCCCCGCAAAATGGCATAAGGGCGGAAAAACGATTAAACCCGGTCCTGCCGTTGTCGGACATGTCTACGAAGCCTTAAAATAA
- a CDS encoding phosphoribosylaminoimidazolesuccinocarboxamide synthase: protein MKVSKELHGAEGRKRSGQRVAEGKSLKKIYEGKAKILYEHPGDKNKLITYFKDDATAFNGQKKGIIMNKGEYNNAISASLFKLLKDRGIESHFIEKLSNREMLVNHLKMFPVEFVVRNITAGSLAKKMGVEEGVKLPSPVVELYFKSDELGDPMINETYVKAFDLGEIKDIEEAKIIALKINEILKDFFDKNGLLLVDYKLEFGTLNGKVLLADEITPDTMRLWDKITLEKVDKDRFRRDLGGVEEAYKRVYDITSKIIL, encoded by the coding sequence ATGAAAGTTTCGAAGGAACTTCATGGGGCCGAAGGCCGAAAGCGAAGCGGTCAAAGAGTTGCGGAAGGGAAGAGCTTAAAAAAGATTTACGAAGGCAAAGCGAAGATACTTTATGAGCATCCAGGAGATAAAAATAAGTTGATAACCTATTTTAAGGATGATGCAACGGCATTTAACGGGCAAAAAAAAGGGATAATTATGAATAAAGGGGAATATAACAACGCTATATCCGCCTCTTTATTTAAACTTTTAAAAGACCGCGGCATAGAAAGTCATTTCATCGAGAAATTATCTAACAGGGAAATGCTTGTAAACCATTTGAAAATGTTTCCAGTCGAGTTTGTGGTCAGAAACATCACCGCCGGAAGCCTTGCGAAAAAGATGGGGGTGGAAGAAGGAGTTAAATTACCCTCTCCCGTGGTTGAATTATATTTTAAAAGCGATGAACTTGGCGACCCGATGATTAACGAGACTTATGTTAAGGCATTTGATTTAGGAGAAATTAAGGATATAGAAGAGGCTAAAATTATTGCTTTAAAGATAAATGAAATTTTAAAAGATTTTTTTGATAAAAATGGACTTTTACTTGTGGACTACAAACTGGAATTCGGCACTTTAAACGGAAAAGTCCTTTTGGCAGACGAAATTACTCCCGACACAATGAGGTTATGGGATAAGATAACCCTTGAAAAAGTTGACAAAGATAGATTCAGGAGGGACCTTGGCGGCGTTGAAGAGGCTTATAAGAGGGTCTATGATATAACATCAAAAATAATATTATAA